The Blautia hydrogenotrophica DSM 10507 genome window below encodes:
- a CDS encoding excisionase, translated as MNNNDIPVWEKYTLTIEEASKYFRIGENKLRRLAEENKDAGWLIMNGNRIQIKRRQFEQVIDKLNAI; from the coding sequence ATGAATAACAACGATATTCCCGTATGGGAAAAATACACCCTTACCATTGAAGAAGCGTCAAAATATTTCCGTATCGGAGAAAACAAGTTAAGACGATTGGCAGAGGAAAACAAGGACGCTGGCTGGCTCATTATGAATGGCAACCGCATACAGATTAAACGCCGACAGTTTGAACAGGTTATTGATAAATTGAACGCAATCTAA